The genomic window CTGTTTTATTCGTGGGCGAACGCAACATCGGCCCGGTTCCTGCGGAGGCCGTATGGAGAATTTCTGGCTCTACATCGCGGTGGGCTTTGTCGCCCAGTTCATCAACACCAGCCTGGGGATGGCCTTCGGGGTAACCTCGAACGCCTTCCTGCTGTCGCTCGGCCTGCCCCCGGACGTAGCCAGCGCCAGCGTCCACCTGGCCAAAGCCGGCACCGGCATCGCCTCGGCGGCCAGCCATCTCTACCACGGCAACGTCAATAAACAGCTCGTCTACCGTCTGGTCTTCACCGGGATGGCCGGCGGCGTCCTGGGCGCCATGTTGCTGACCTCCTTCCCCGCCGAGACGCTGAAGCCCCTGGTGGGACTCTACCTGTTGATCATGGGCGGGCGCATCCTCGTCAAGGCCTGGCGCTACAAGGAAGAGAGTGAGCGGGAGCCGCTGCCCCGACCCCTGCTGCCCCTGCTGGGCGCCTTCGGCGGCTTCTTCGACGCCCTCGGCGGCGGCGGTTGGGGACCCATCGTCACCACCAGCCTGCTCTCCGACGGCCACGAGCCCCGCTACGTCGTCGGCTCCGTCAACACCGCCGAATGCTTCGTCGCCCTGGCCCAGGCGGTCACCTTCCTGCTGCTGATCGGAATCGACTACTGGGAGATCATCGTCGGCATGCTGATCGGCGGGGTGGCGGCGGCCCCGCTGGCCGCCTGGTTGACCAAAAAGCTCAAGGCCCGGCCGCTGATGTTCATCGTCGGCGGTCTGGTTGTCCTGATGAGCCTGCGAACCATCTGGTTGTCCCTTGAGAGCTTGCTCGCCTGAAGCTGGTAGCGTTTTGGCGGAAGATTGTCGTCTCGATCATT from Candidatus Coatesbacteria bacterium includes these protein-coding regions:
- a CDS encoding TSUP family transporter, whose protein sequence is MENFWLYIAVGFVAQFINTSLGMAFGVTSNAFLLSLGLPPDVASASVHLAKAGTGIASAASHLYHGNVNKQLVYRLVFTGMAGGVLGAMLLTSFPAETLKPLVGLYLLIMGGRILVKAWRYKEESEREPLPRPLLPLLGAFGGFFDALGGGGWGPIVTTSLLSDGHEPRYVVGSVNTAECFVALAQAVTFLLLIGIDYWEIIVGMLIGGVAAAPLAAWLTKKLKARPLMFIVGGLVVLMSLRTIWLSLESLLA